The Acropora muricata isolate sample 2 chromosome 5, ASM3666990v1, whole genome shotgun sequence genome includes a window with the following:
- the LOC136916841 gene encoding electron transfer flavoprotein-ubiquinone oxidoreductase, mitochondrial-like: MWNYRIRSITRGAKRALPLLQSRSSSESVPKITTHYTIVPRESDARWKDVDMERFSDEADVVIVGGGPAGLSAAIRLKQLAEEKGTEIRVCLVEKASEIGGHTLSGACLEPRALNELMPDWEDKGSPLNTPVKEDKFAILTEKHSIPVPILPGLPMHNHGNYIVRLGNFVRWLGEQAEALGVEIYPGYAASEVLYHEDGSVKGIATNDVGIHKDGSPKPTFERGMELHAKVTMFGEGCHGHLAKNLYKKFNLRENCDPQTYAIGLKELWEIAPEKHRPGRVEHTVGWPLDKETYGGSFLYHLQEDSPLVAVGFVVGLDYSNPYLYPFKEFQRFKHHPSVKPTFEGGKRIAYGARALNEGGFQSIPKLAFPGGLLIGCSPGFMNVPKIKGTHTAMKSGMLAAECAFEAIADENFSSPTEGLFLESYESLLRDSWIWKELQSVRNIRPSFHSPLGLYGTMLYTGIFYYIFRGKEPWTLRSSKPDAEHLKPSKECKPIEYPRPDGEVSFDLLSSVALSGTNHEGDQPAHLTLRDDSVPVNRNLAIYDGPEQRFCPAGVYEYVPKEEGDGMRLQINAQNCVHCKTCDIKDPSQNINWVVPEGGGGPAYNGM; this comes from the exons ATGTGGAATTATCGGATCCGCAGTATCACTAGAGGTGCAAAAAGAG CGTTGCCGCTCTTACAAAGTCGCTCGTCTAGTGAATCAGTTCCGAAAATTACAACTCACTATACCATTGTACCTCGAGAATCTGACGCAAGATGGAAAG ATGTCGACATGGAAAGATTTTCGGACGAAGCGGATGTTGTTATCGTTGGAGGAGGACCGGCTGGCTTATCGGCAGCGATCAGGCTAAAACAACTAGCTGAAGAAAAGGGAACGGAGATTCGAGTCTGTCTCGTAGAGAAAGCTTCTGAAATTG GTGGACATACTTTATCTGGAGCTTGCCTAGAGCCAAGAGCTCTAAATGAGCTGATGCCTGACTGGGAAGACAAAGGG TCTCCCCTCAATACACCCGTGAAGGAGGATAAATTTGCAATACTAACAGAGAAACACAGTATTCCTGTTCCAATATTACCAG GGTTACCAATGCATAATCATGGCAATTACATTGTGAGGCTTGGAAACTTTGTGCGGTGGCTCGGTGAACAGGCAGAAGCTTTAGGAGTAGAGATATACCCTGGATATGCTGCCAGTGAA GTTTTGTACCACGAGGATGGCAGTGTTAAAGGCATTGCAACAAATGATGTGGGAATTCATAAAGATGGGTCCCCTAAG CCCACCTTTGAGCGGGGAATGGAGCTTCATGCCAAGGTGACCATGTTTGGTGAAGGATGTcatggccatcttgcaaagaatTTATACAAGAAGTTTAATCTACGAGAAAACTGCGACCCTCAGACTTACGCCATTGGCCTCAAAGAG cTGTGGGAAATCGCTCCAGAGAAGCATCGGCCAGGACGTGTGGAACATACAGTTGGCTGGCCCCTG GACAAAGAAACGTATGGTGGTTCATTTTTGTATCACCTTCAGGAAGATTCACCACTAGTTGCTGTTGGTTTTGTG GTTGGCTTAGATTACTCAAATCCTTATCTGTACCCATTCAAAGAATTTCAG CGCTTCAAACACCATCCTTCAGTCAAACCCACCTTTGAAGGTGGCAAGCGGATAGCTTATGGTGCCAGAGCCCTGAATGAGGGCGGTTTCCAG AGTATCCCAAAGCTGGCCTTCCCCGGTGGTCTCCTCATCGGCTGCAGTCCCGGCTTCATGAACGTACCTAAAATCAAAGGAACTCACACCGCCATGAAATCTGGGATGCTTGCGGCCGAGTGCGCGTTCGAGGCAATTGCAGATGAGAATTTCTCGTCACCAACGGAAG GTCTCTTTCTCGAGTCTTACGAATCACTACTGAGAGATAGCTGGATCTGGAAGGAGCTTCAAAGTGTTCGTAATATAAGGCCCTCTTTCCACAGCCCGTTGGGTTTGTATGGCACCATGTTGTACACTGGAATTTTCTATTACATCTTCCGCGGCAAGGAACCTTGGACTCTGCGAAGCAGCAAACCCGATGCGGAACATTTAAAACCCTCCAAGGAATGCAAACCTATCGAATATCCGAGACCCGACGGAGAAGTCAGTTTTGATTTACTCTCGTCTGTGGCCCTTAGCGGGACAAATCACGAGGGGGATCAGCCAGCTCATTTAACACTTCGGGATGACTCTGTTCCTGTCAATAGGAACTTGGCGATCTATGACGGCCCCGAGCAGAGGTTTTGCCCCGCTGGGGTGTACGAGTATGTTCCTAAAGAGGAGGGGGACGGGATGAGGTTACAGATAAACGCTCAGAACTGTGTACATTGTAAGACTTGCGACATCAAGGACCCGAGTCAGAATATCAACTGGGTTGTTCCTGAGGGGGGAGGGGGCCCGGCTTACAACGGGATGTGA
- the LOC136916845 gene encoding transcription factor VBP-like, whose translation MSIHAMESLSSARPEKFHDRNCFTFQDSDDSGLSSSPSSPAPVGVDFLGDLFDLDTNFSNLLNTSLFDGEFPSKLYTHIKIKDDDDEDMWLNASSSKVNTKTSSLSAGDSSTGQDYFDDSFELIAELLNPQPEVEEKMTGNSSKGKNLTIQQSAEISEVESKNNEACTPTSESGENSSNNNTISAINSPDTSVKRELRTRRKRVVVNTDHDYCRQRLVSDDEPDSDDDYKFVEDIEKEESDDSDDEDFKAPCPAKKVRKASAKGVKDSKYWERRQRNNLAAKRSREAKRTREIQVAKKTVALEKENANLKKQVRKLKANIKRAEKMLRLMV comes from the exons ATGTCGATTCATGCCATGGAGTCACTTTCTTCAGCCAGGCCTGAAAAGTTTCACG ATCGCAACTGTTTCACTTTCCAAGATAGCGATGACAGTGGTCTTAGCTCTTCCCCATCAAGTCCTGCCCCTGTGGGAGTCGACTTCCTGGGAGATCTCTTTGATCTGGATACGAATTTCAGCAATTTACTAAATACGAGCCTCTTTGATGGAGAATTTCCTTCTAAACTGTATACTCACATTAAAAtaaaagatgatgatgatgaggacaTGTGGCTCAATGCCTCATCTAGTAAAGTGAACACAAAGACTTCATCTTTATCAGCTGGCGATAGTTCCACGGGCCAAGATTACTTTGACGATTCATTCGAACTTATTGCTGAATTACTGAACCCACAACCTGAGGTAGAGGAGAAAATGACAGGAAATAGTTCCAAAGGAAAGAATTTGACAATTCAGCAAAGTGCCGAGATCTCGGAAGTTGAAAGCAAGAACAATGAGGCTTGCACGCCAACATCGGAAAGTGGCGAGAACTCATCGAACAATAATACGATTTCTGCAATTAATTCTCCCGATACTTCCGTGAAACGTGAACTTCGGACTCGACGTAAGAGAGTTGTGGTTAACACAGATCACGATTATTGTCGCCAGAGGCTTGTCTCCGACGATGAACCCGACTCTGATGACGACTATAAATTCGTAGAGGACATTGAAAAGGAAGAATCTGATGACAGTGACGACGAAGATTTCAAGGCACCGTGTCCCGCTAAAAAAGTGCGCAAAGCTAGCGCTAAAGGTGTGAAAGATTCCAAATACTGGGAGCGACGCCAAAGGAACAATTTGGCGGCTAAACGTTCCCGAGAAGCCAAGCGCACGCGAGAAATTCAGGTCGCGAAAAAGACTGTTGCCCTAGAGAAAGAAAACGCTAATTTAAAGAAACAAGTGCGTAAATTGAAGGCCAATATTAAGCGAGCCGAGAAAATGCTGCGATTAATGGTCTAA
- the LOC136916844 gene encoding transmembrane protein 184C-like: MPRTACCSFRGCLNCNRHNFRGWLRPVVISVYFIILCVALPLTVWELHKNRAQIHVEAWFIAGCFVFLTIPISLWGILQHLVNYTQPELQRRIVRILWMVPIYATDSWLALRFPKAAIYLDSLRECYEAYVIYNFMTFLLAFLYSECDFDVVLSGKPQVRHFFPFCMLSPWGMGKTLISRCKQGALSYTVVRIITTAIAFCTELAGKYDEGNLSFKSGWSYIVIINNCSQVWAMYCLVLFYKATHEELKSIKPFGKFLCIKLVVFASFWQGVLIAILVKVGIISSKHSWDFYTVEDVANGIQNFIVCIEMFIFAIAHYYVFSHDPYIDRCSPPPPCCASFVSMWDVSDVRDDLVQHVQSVGNTVKGTVVRNKRKIEATGALQDPEETPLLSNEISSDPSSFDFEETETG, encoded by the exons ATGCCCAGAACAGCATGCTGTTCTTTTAGAGGCTGCTTAAACTGCAATCGACACAATTTTCGAGGCTGGCTGAGACCTGTCGTTATTTCTGTTTATTTCATAATTTTATGCGTTGCACTACCTTTGACAGTTTGGGAATTACACAAGAATCGTGCTCAGATTCATGTGGAGGCTTGGTTCATCGcaggatgttttgttttcctgacaATACCTATTTCCTTGTGGGGAATCCTACAACATTTGGTGAATTACACACAACCTGAGTTACAGAGACGTATTGTAAG aattcttTGGATGGTGCCAATTTATGCAACAGATAGT tggCTCGCTCTTCGTTTTCCCAAGGCTGCCATCTATTTGGACTCACTGAGGGAATGTTATGAAGCTTATGTCATTTATAACTTTATGACTTTCCTGTTGGCCTTTCTATATTCAGAATGTGATTTTGATGTGGTTCTATCAGGGAAACCTCAAGTGAGACACTTCTTTCCCTTCTGCATGTTGTCACCCTGGGGAATGGGCAA GACCCTAATTAGCAGATGCAAACAGGGCGCTCTATCTTACACAGTGGTTAGGATTATCACAACAGCTATTGCTTT TTGTACAGAATTGGCTGGTAAATATGATGAAGGAAACTTAAGCTTCAAATCTGGCTGGAGTTATATAGTGATCATAAACAACTGTTCACAAGTG tggGCGATGTATTGTTTGGTGTTGTTCTACAAGGCCACCCATGAGGAGCTGAAATCAATCAAACCATTTGGAAAATTTCTTTGTATCAAGCTTGTTGTATTTGCATCATTTTG gCAAGGAGTCTTAATAGCTATCCTTGTCAAG GTTGGTATTATCTCATCGAAACATTCTTGGGATTTTTATACTGTTGAGGATGTTGCCAATGGTATTCAG AACTTCATCGTTTGCATCGAGATGTTCATTTTTGCCATTGCTCATTACTACGTCTTCTCACATGACCCCTACATAGATCGATGCTCACCCCCTCCTCCCTGTTGTGCCTCTTTTGTCTCCATGTGGGATGTGTCAGACGTGCGTGATGACCTTGTCCAGCACGTGCAGAGCGTGGGAAACACGGTCAAAGGGACTGTGGTGAGAAATAAACGAAAAATCGAAGCAACTGGTGCGCTGCAAGATCCTGAGGAAACACCTTTACTGAGTAATGAAATCTCTTCGGACCCTTCGTCCTTTGATTTCGAGGAGACTGAAACAGGCTAA